Proteins from a single region of Gambusia affinis linkage group LG12, SWU_Gaff_1.0, whole genome shotgun sequence:
- the LOC122841687 gene encoding tripartite motif-containing protein 16-like — protein sequence MEQTKLDRETFRCSICLDLLKVPVTIPCGHSYCMNCIKSHWNVEDLKRIYSCPQCRETFTPRPALKKNIVFATVVEDLKKTGLHATPADHRYAGPKDVACDFCTERKLKAIKSCLVCLASYCEKHLQPHYNSDTFKQHHLVEPTKNLKKNICSKHDHVMKLFCRTDQKCICSFCLMDEHQGHNTVSASVEWTERQRELKKRRGNIKQRIQDREEDVNLLQQEVEDINHSADKAVEDSEKIFTELIRLLQKRSSDVKQQIRSQQETEVSQVKDLQEKLEQEITELKRKDAELKQLSKIEDHNRFLSGYSSVSVFSESTSSSSINIHPLRYFEDVIASVSELQVELQDILRDPWKGSSLSLTEVDVSLSEREPKSRAGFLRLSCDLTLNPNTANSWLVLSQGDRKVKRMGEPQFLSSHPERFTHWRQVLSRESLTGCCYWEVARKGRIYVAVAYNSMIRAGRSNKSLFGANDKSWALDCCLHNFKFGHNNNWKSISGPRSSRLGVFLDHRAGILSFYSVSDTMTLIHSVQTTFTEPLHAGLWIGFACQAELCEPK from the coding sequence ATGGAGCAGACTAAGCTGGACCGAGAAACTTTCCGTTGTTCGATCTGCCTGGATCTACTGAAGGTTCCAGTGACGATTCCCTGTGGACACAGCTACTGTATGAACTGTATTAAAAGTCACTGGAATGTGGAGGATCTGAAGAGAATATACAGCTGCCCTCAGTGTCGGGAGACATTCACACCAAGGCCtgctttgaagaaaaacattgtgtttgCAACTGTAGTGGAGGACCTGAAGAAGACTGGACTCCATGCTACTCCTGCTGATCACCGCTATGCTGGACCTAAAGATGTGGCCTGTGATTTCTGcactgaaagaaaactgaaagccatCAAGTCCTGTTTAGTATGTCTGGCCTCTTACTGTGAGAAACACCTTCAGCCTCATTATAATTCAGACACATTTAAGCAACATCACCTGGTGGAGCCCACCAAGAACCTCAAGAAGAACATCTGCTCTAAGCATGATCATGTGATGAAGCTGTTCTGCCGCACTGACCAGAAGTGTATCTGTAGCTTCTGTTTAATGGATGAGCATCAAGGCCACAACACAGTGTCAGCTTCAGTAGAATggactgagaggcagagagagctgAAGAAGAGACGAGGAAACATCAAGCAGAGAATCcaagacagagaggaagatgtgaatctgcttcaacaggaggtggaggacatcaatcactctgctgataaagcagtggaggacagtgagaagatcttcactgagctgatccgtctcctccagaaaagaagctctgatgtgaagcagcagatcagatcccagcaggaaactgaagtgagtcaAGTTAAAGATcttcaggagaagctggagcaggagatcactgagctgaagaggaaagacgctgagctgAAGCAGCTCTCAAAGATAGAAGATCATAATCGGTTTCTCAGCGGTTACAGTTCAGTGTCAGTATTTAGTGAGTCTACATCCTCATCCAGCATCAATATTCATCCTCTAAGATACTTTGAGGACGTCATAGCATCTGTGTCAGAGCTCCAAGTTGAACTACAGGACATTCTGAGAGACCCATGGAAAGGAAGCTCACTGAGTCTCACTGAGGTGGATGTTTCACTCTCAGAACGAGAACCAAAAAGCAGAGCTGGATTTTTAAGACTTTCATGTGACCTAACACTAAATCCAAACACTGCAAATTCATGGCTGGTGCTATCACAAGGGGACAGAAAGGTGAAAAGGATGGGTGAACCTCAGTTTCTTTCTAGTCACCCAGAAAGATTCACTCATTGGCGACAGGTCCTGAGTAGAGAAAGTCTGACTGGAtgttgttactgggaggtggcTAGGAAAGGAAGAATTTATGTAGCAGTCGCTTACAACAGTATGATCAGAGCAGGAAGAagtaataaaagtttatttggaGCTAATGACAAATCATGGGCATTGGATTGTTGTTTGCACAATTTTAAATTTGGTCACAACAACAACTGGAAATCCATCTCAGGTCCTCGTTCCTCCAGACTCGGAGTGTTCCTGGATCACAGAGCAGGtattctgtccttctacagcgTCTCTGACACCATGACTCTGATCCACAGCGTCCAGACCACATTCACTGAGCCGCTACATGCTGGGCTTTGGATTGGTTTTGCATGTCAGGCAGAGCTCTGTGAACCCAAATAg